From bacterium, one genomic window encodes:
- the zwf gene encoding glucose-6-phosphate dehydrogenase, whose amino-acid sequence MTSATSNPFRSGMLMEHPAEACVLIIFGGTGDLAQRKLFPSLAHLVREGRLSEQTQFLCVSRKDLNQDAFRAEVVNNARSMAPGSIPDDEFAAKFASRIFTVTDAGNNGRFDDLKWRLGEMAGAGGPRNHLIYLSIPPTGYAPTIAALGAVGLADAEPDAWSRIIIEKPFGSDYDSAQELNSAAAAVFREDQIYRIDHYLGKETVQNILVLRLANTLFEPIWNHHYVDHVAITAAEALGVEERAQYYEESGALRDMIQNHLMQILAMIAMERPASLAAEAIRDEKRKVLDSVRPFGERDVATVAVRAQYSAGAVAGKTVAGYLDEKGVRADSRTETYAALKLHIDNWRWSGVPFYLRTGKRLAKRVTEVAIVFRQVPHMVFAQSPVDRLEQNVLAIRIQPNEGISLKFEAKLPGHALHVRPVEMDFRYGTSFGGRLSDAYERLLLDAMIGDQTLFARRDAVEEGWRIVQPVLNAWAKDTSEPLPQYVAGSWGPAEADLLLAQQNHRWRKL is encoded by the coding sequence ATGACTTCCGCAACTTCCAATCCCTTTCGCAGCGGCATGCTGATGGAACATCCCGCCGAGGCCTGTGTGCTGATTATCTTCGGTGGAACAGGCGACTTGGCCCAGCGCAAACTTTTTCCATCGCTCGCTCATCTCGTTCGCGAAGGCCGGCTTTCGGAACAAACACAATTCCTGTGTGTATCGCGCAAAGACCTTAACCAAGACGCGTTCCGTGCCGAAGTCGTCAATAATGCTCGCAGCATGGCTCCGGGGTCAATACCCGACGATGAGTTTGCAGCGAAGTTTGCAAGCCGCATCTTCACGGTCACCGATGCTGGAAATAACGGCAGGTTTGATGATCTGAAGTGGCGCTTGGGTGAAATGGCCGGCGCGGGTGGGCCGCGAAATCATTTGATCTATCTCTCGATACCGCCAACGGGCTATGCGCCCACCATCGCCGCGCTGGGTGCAGTCGGGCTTGCCGACGCCGAACCCGACGCTTGGAGCAGAATCATTATCGAAAAGCCGTTTGGAAGCGATTATGACAGCGCTCAAGAGCTCAACAGCGCGGCGGCCGCAGTCTTTCGTGAAGATCAAATCTATCGCATTGACCACTACCTCGGCAAGGAAACCGTTCAGAACATCCTGGTTTTACGGTTGGCCAATACGCTCTTTGAACCGATTTGGAATCACCATTACGTCGACCACGTCGCCATTACCGCCGCGGAAGCGTTGGGAGTCGAAGAGCGCGCGCAGTACTACGAGGAGTCCGGTGCGCTTCGCGACATGATTCAGAATCATCTGATGCAAATACTCGCCATGATTGCCATGGAACGGCCTGCCAGTCTCGCCGCCGAAGCTATCCGCGATGAAAAGCGCAAAGTTCTCGATTCCGTGCGGCCGTTCGGTGAACGGGATGTCGCAACTGTCGCTGTGCGCGCGCAGTATTCCGCAGGGGCAGTCGCAGGAAAGACCGTCGCCGGATATCTGGACGAGAAGGGCGTTCGCGCTGATTCCCGCACCGAAACCTATGCCGCGTTGAAACTCCACATTGACAACTGGCGCTGGAGCGGAGTGCCGTTTTATCTGCGCACAGGGAAGCGTCTTGCCAAACGCGTGACGGAAGTTGCCATCGTTTTTCGGCAGGTGCCGCACATGGTCTTCGCGCAATCCCCCGTGGACAGACTCGAGCAGAACGTACTTGCCATCCGTATCCAGCCCAATGAAGGCATCAGTCTTAAGTTCGAGGCCAAACTGCCCGGACACGCGCTGCATGTTCGCCCGGTTGAAATGGATTTCCGCTACGGCACGTCCTTCGGCGGCAGACTTTCCGATGCCTATGAACGGCTATTGCTTGACGCGATGATTGGTGACCAGACGCTGTTTGCGCGCCGCGACGCGGTCGAAGAAGGCTGGCGAATTGTCCAGCCGGTTTTGAACGCGTGGGCGAAGGATACAAGCGAGCCCTTGCCGCAATACGTGGCAGGAAGTTGGGGACCGGCGGAAGCGGATCTCCTGCTTGCGCAGCAGAATCATCGCTGGAGAAAATTGTGA
- a CDS encoding glucose-6-phosphate dehydrogenase assembly protein OpcA, with protein sequence MSGNNIITPLAPPHEVDVSKIEQELEQLWREAESSDHPITRATAFNLVLVCDRGAEEQARELIPELALVHPTRTILVVLNESAPPAQRAWVTAHCRKLEGENRQICSEAIIVEIDGEASLRASSLIHSLSLGSLATAIVWHQSLPLNHSLLCTLALSSERVITCAAHHLAPASTLKSWLELYESVPPECVVTDLLWAELSGWRGAVAELFDECPRWRELREVRVHSQGDKLTCGALLCGAWIGSTLDWTFQSVSLLGSRPVIACQQDRRIVFYPDGGSAPTGIEFIFADGGAAAVMRAQNQFSITCGGHTHAARVRDADMLSLLSHELHAWGRDPRMDKAVRMAHDWLPELLFS encoded by the coding sequence GTGAGCGGTAACAACATAATCACTCCGCTTGCGCCGCCGCACGAAGTGGACGTGAGCAAAATCGAACAGGAGCTCGAACAGCTTTGGCGCGAAGCTGAATCCTCAGACCATCCTATCACCCGCGCGACCGCTTTCAATCTTGTGCTTGTGTGCGACCGTGGCGCTGAGGAACAGGCGCGCGAGTTGATTCCCGAGCTTGCGCTTGTGCATCCGACACGCACGATTCTTGTCGTGCTGAATGAATCCGCTCCGCCCGCACAGCGTGCGTGGGTGACGGCGCATTGCCGCAAACTTGAAGGCGAAAATCGTCAGATATGCTCCGAGGCAATCATTGTTGAGATTGACGGAGAAGCTTCGCTGCGCGCTTCTTCATTGATTCATTCTCTCTCGCTGGGCAGTCTTGCCACGGCAATCGTTTGGCACCAGTCTCTTCCGCTCAATCACTCTCTGCTGTGCACGCTTGCATTGTCAAGCGAGCGCGTGATTACCTGCGCGGCGCATCATCTCGCTCCCGCATCCACACTGAAGTCATGGCTCGAACTATACGAGAGTGTCCCGCCGGAGTGTGTGGTCACCGATTTGTTGTGGGCTGAACTCTCCGGATGGCGCGGCGCAGTGGCCGAACTCTTTGATGAGTGTCCCCGCTGGCGGGAGCTGCGCGAAGTCCGTGTCCATTCTCAGGGCGACAAACTAACTTGCGGCGCCTTGCTGTGCGGAGCATGGATTGGCTCAACTCTCGACTGGACATTCCAGAGCGTCTCGCTGCTTGGCAGCCGGCCGGTGATTGCCTGTCAGCAGGACCGCCGGATTGTCTTCTATCCTGACGGAGGCAGCGCGCCAACCGGTATTGAATTTATTTTTGCCGATGGCGGCGCTGCGGCAGTTATGCGCGCCCAAAATCAATTCTCAATCACCTGCGGCGGTCACACACATGCGGCTCGTGTTCGCGACGCCGACATGTTGTCGCTGCTCTCGCACGAACTGCACGCGTGGGGACGCGACCCGCGCATGGACAAGGCAGTGCGCATGGCACACGATTGGCTACCGGAGCTGCTCTTCTCATGA
- a CDS encoding glycosyltransferase family 39 protein gives MLRSEVETSRWLGFILLLGFAVRMYGLGQESLWLDEVVTAKRVHDTLPDLLYGWDSETQGPLYYMWVKMWGLIFGTGEVSLRFWSVVWGTLTIPLVYQLGRQLFSGTGAMLASLFFAVHPFAIYYSQEARPYALLLFLAVASYILLLNLMKQHRWPSAWGYILVTALAYYTHVFAVFLILSHIIIFYAFRRERQYRGASRYPRPYYLTFVLLLILCIPETVQNAAAMFDKMGGETMASWIPRPSVEDLLLAPVRYFMNAKVGLAAILLISVLAALRFYSEPRLRLGFFFLLILGVCFWLLPWIVSVTVTPVFVLRYTIPGMLVVIFLMATASASLQALPRQLFVIALLALTVYPLWNYYTKVDKDPWRQAGEYLSARVTTSDIVIPFPPFADQPLKHYMLPHLRPQIIRADSVGALEPLLENAKRIWVVESYASHKTAQNDMLPLLRSWGKEVRTVDVRAMQDINPTGYWICPLKVTLREQIEDSPEFGPTLPDSANT, from the coding sequence GTGCTGCGGTCTGAAGTCGAGACTTCCCGCTGGCTGGGATTCATCCTGCTCCTGGGATTTGCCGTCCGGATGTACGGACTTGGGCAGGAGAGTCTTTGGCTTGACGAAGTCGTAACGGCCAAACGTGTTCATGACACTCTGCCGGACCTGCTATACGGCTGGGACTCTGAAACGCAGGGCCCGCTTTATTATATGTGGGTGAAGATGTGGGGACTGATTTTCGGGACGGGTGAAGTATCCTTGCGCTTCTGGTCTGTTGTTTGGGGAACACTTACGATACCACTTGTGTATCAGTTGGGGCGGCAACTGTTCAGCGGTACGGGAGCTATGCTCGCTTCACTGTTCTTTGCAGTGCATCCGTTTGCCATCTATTACTCGCAGGAAGCGCGGCCTTACGCGTTGCTGCTCTTTCTTGCCGTTGCTTCCTACATCCTGCTGCTGAACCTGATGAAGCAGCATCGCTGGCCGTCAGCGTGGGGCTACATTCTGGTCACAGCGCTTGCCTATTACACACACGTCTTCGCGGTCTTTCTCATTCTCAGCCATATCATAATCTTCTATGCGTTCCGGCGCGAACGGCAATACCGCGGCGCGAGCAGATATCCCCGGCCATATTACCTGACGTTTGTCTTATTACTCATCCTGTGCATTCCGGAGACTGTGCAGAACGCGGCGGCGATGTTTGACAAGATGGGCGGTGAAACAATGGCAAGCTGGATTCCCCGGCCTTCCGTTGAAGACCTGTTGCTGGCTCCCGTGCGCTATTTCATGAATGCGAAAGTCGGGCTGGCGGCAATTCTGCTGATATCGGTTCTTGCGGCGCTGCGCTTCTACAGCGAACCTCGACTGCGGTTGGGATTCTTTTTTCTGCTTATACTTGGTGTGTGCTTCTGGCTGCTGCCGTGGATCGTCTCGGTGACTGTGACCCCGGTGTTCGTGCTAAGATATACGATACCCGGAATGCTGGTGGTTATCTTCCTCATGGCTACCGCGTCTGCAAGCCTGCAGGCCTTGCCGAGACAGCTGTTCGTCATTGCCCTGCTTGCTTTGACCGTCTATCCGCTCTGGAATTACTACACGAAAGTGGACAAAGATCCCTGGCGGCAGGCAGGTGAATATCTTTCCGCACGCGTCACAACCTCCGATATTGTCATTCCGTTCCCGCCCTTTGCAGACCAGCCGCTCAAGCATTACATGCTTCCGCACCTGCGTCCGCAAATTATTCGCGCGGATTCGGTGGGGGCGCTTGAGCCGCTGCTTGAGAACGCGAAGCGTATATGGGTTGTCGAGTCATACGCGAGTCACAAGACGGCGCAGAACGATATGCTGCCGCTCCTGAGGTCGTGGGGCAAGGAAGTGAGGACGGTCGATGTCCGGGCAATGCAAGATATCAACCCCACCGGCTATTGGATTTGTCCATTGAAAGTCACACTGCGCGAACAGATTGAGGACTCACCGGAATTCGGCCCGACGCTGCCGGACTCTGCAAATACATGA
- the gnd gene encoding decarboxylating 6-phosphogluconate dehydrogenase produces the protein MKLGFVGLGKMGGNMVERLLRGGHTCIVTNRSPEAIEVAVSKGAVGARDLADVVAKLDGTKVVWLMIPAGNAVDDAISQLKGLLNPGDIIVDGGNSNFRDSMRRGEDLKAHGIHFVDSGTSGGVWGLKVGYCLMVGGSEAAFKTLEPALKTLAPENGYLHCGPVGSGHFVKMVHNGVEYAIMQSYAEGFELMHRGPFPIDLPAVSKLWENGSVVRSWLLELATLALQDDPKLEKVKPWVADSGEGRWTVHECVDYAVPAPTIAAALFARFASRDEEGFGLRLLSALRNQFGGHAMKTEK, from the coding sequence ATGAAACTCGGATTTGTCGGATTGGGGAAAATGGGGGGCAACATGGTCGAACGCCTGTTGCGTGGAGGCCACACCTGCATCGTCACCAACCGTTCCCCGGAGGCCATCGAAGTTGCAGTATCAAAAGGCGCGGTTGGAGCGCGTGACCTTGCAGACGTGGTGGCTAAGTTGGACGGGACCAAAGTCGTGTGGCTGATGATACCCGCAGGCAATGCGGTTGATGATGCCATCTCCCAACTCAAGGGCCTTCTGAATCCCGGCGACATCATTGTGGATGGCGGCAACTCCAATTTCCGCGACTCCATGCGCCGCGGCGAAGACCTGAAGGCACACGGCATTCACTTTGTGGATTCCGGCACCTCCGGCGGTGTTTGGGGACTAAAGGTCGGCTACTGCCTGATGGTGGGAGGAAGCGAAGCGGCGTTCAAGACTCTCGAACCTGCACTGAAGACCTTGGCTCCCGAGAATGGCTATCTCCACTGCGGTCCGGTTGGTTCAGGTCACTTTGTCAAAATGGTGCATAACGGCGTCGAATATGCAATCATGCAATCCTATGCCGAAGGATTTGAACTGATGCATCGCGGCCCATTTCCCATTGACTTGCCTGCCGTGTCCAAACTTTGGGAGAACGGGAGCGTTGTACGCTCATGGCTCCTGGAACTTGCCACACTTGCTTTGCAGGACGACCCGAAGCTCGAGAAAGTAAAACCATGGGTAGCCGATTCAGGGGAAGGCCGCTGGACCGTTCATGAATGTGTTGACTATGCCGTGCCGGCGCCAACCATTGCCGCCGCGCTCTTTGCCCGCTTTGCCTCGCGTGATGAAGAAGGATTCGGCTTGCGGCTCTTGAGCGCCCTTCGCAATCAGTTCGGCGGTCATGCCATGAAGACCGAGAAATGA
- a CDS encoding glycosyltransferase, which yields MILSIGLYAAVVLLSLAALILLGYKPRTEINTVFDQYRRTPALRRTVTAWFFVMAVVFVIVQGLRLPFAEYVVGQLANAARMNTTGWEPVHALGLVLLLLCEFLVLAHWLLYIFYCWRATHRYKLPPTLPLQSPVPEVVVMIACCDEDPEILERSLRSVKALDYPNFRAYLIENSRSPEKKAACTAVAERLGVAVHHVPNRGHKAGALNDALPDIRGDARYAGVFDVDHEIKPEALRELVPLLESDDGVAFVQTPQLYANAEETWTTRAAAMQEMLLYDSVMEAKGATEQALCCGSNLVMRISALDSVGGWDEQTVSEDLMTSFWLHAKGWRSLYHRKAYAVGMGPNTVYGYWKQQRRWATGNTSVAKIVWKNMWSKKRVPFALGIDYLWSSGYYFITLALGYLATVPMLLLLFVRFGVGGADWYIQNEMRPIDYVYLSVYPLYVAVALFPYVHMRLRGYSLRNLVLLQGLLANTIPVYVTSVIRGLWKDVKLFEIAPKRAMNLHRPFWKTPQTYIFALLILTGGLLFHMTRTESVAPFVYILLFWTFMYTISFAHFFIFTIESRKVVEQERLDELNKLQHGQAQVA from the coding sequence ATGATACTCTCGATTGGACTCTACGCGGCCGTTGTTTTGCTTTCGCTTGCGGCCCTGATTCTGCTGGGCTATAAGCCGCGAACTGAGATAAACACCGTGTTCGACCAATACCGAAGGACTCCGGCACTGCGGCGAACCGTCACGGCGTGGTTTTTTGTGATGGCTGTCGTTTTTGTGATTGTGCAAGGACTGCGTCTGCCGTTTGCCGAGTATGTCGTTGGTCAGCTTGCCAATGCGGCACGAATGAATACGACCGGATGGGAGCCTGTGCACGCATTGGGACTCGTATTGCTGCTGCTCTGTGAGTTCCTCGTTCTTGCCCACTGGCTGCTGTATATCTTCTACTGTTGGCGCGCAACTCACCGCTATAAACTCCCGCCCACTCTTCCGCTTCAATCTCCCGTCCCCGAAGTTGTTGTGATGATTGCCTGCTGTGACGAGGATCCGGAGATTCTCGAGCGCAGTCTGCGCAGTGTCAAGGCTCTTGACTATCCGAACTTCCGTGCATACCTGATTGAGAACTCGCGGTCTCCCGAGAAGAAGGCGGCATGCACCGCCGTGGCGGAAAGGCTCGGAGTAGCGGTTCATCACGTGCCAAATCGCGGACATAAAGCCGGCGCATTAAACGATGCGCTGCCGGACATTCGCGGCGACGCCAGATACGCCGGTGTGTTTGATGTGGATCATGAAATCAAACCCGAAGCTCTGCGCGAGCTTGTGCCGCTGCTTGAAAGTGACGATGGTGTCGCGTTTGTGCAGACCCCGCAGCTGTATGCGAATGCAGAAGAGACGTGGACGACCCGCGCCGCCGCCATGCAGGAGATGCTGCTCTACGATTCAGTCATGGAGGCAAAAGGCGCAACCGAGCAGGCTTTGTGCTGCGGTTCCAATCTTGTGATGAGGATATCCGCATTGGACAGTGTCGGCGGCTGGGACGAGCAGACGGTTTCAGAGGACTTGATGACGTCGTTTTGGCTGCACGCCAAGGGCTGGAGGTCGCTTTATCATCGCAAGGCCTATGCCGTCGGGATGGGGCCAAACACCGTTTACGGCTATTGGAAACAGCAACGACGCTGGGCAACCGGCAACACGTCCGTCGCGAAAATTGTCTGGAAGAACATGTGGAGCAAGAAGCGCGTGCCGTTCGCGCTCGGCATAGACTATCTGTGGTCTTCAGGCTACTACTTCATAACGCTGGCGCTCGGGTATCTGGCCACGGTGCCGATGCTGCTGTTGTTGTTTGTCCGGTTCGGAGTGGGCGGTGCGGATTGGTACATACAGAATGAAATGCGGCCGATTGATTACGTCTATCTGTCCGTTTATCCGTTGTACGTGGCGGTGGCGCTTTTCCCTTATGTTCACATGCGGCTGCGCGGATATTCGCTGCGGAATCTTGTCCTGCTGCAAGGGTTGCTCGCCAACACGATACCCGTGTATGTCACGTCCGTCATCCGCGGATTGTGGAAGGACGTCAAGCTGTTTGAGATTGCGCCGAAAAGAGCGATGAATCTGCACAGACCGTTTTGGAAGACACCGCAAACCTATATCTTTGCATTGTTGATTCTGACCGGCGGATTGCTGTTTCACATGACACGCACCGAATCTGTCGCGCCATTTGTCTATATTCTGTTGTTCTGGACGTTTATGTACACCATCTCCTTCGCTCACTTCTTCATTTTCACGATTGAAAGCCGGAAGGTCGTGGAGCAGGAAAGACTCGATGAACTAAACAAGCTGCAGCATGGCCAAGCGCAAGTCGCCTAA
- the pgl gene encoding 6-phosphogluconolactonase, protein MNPEIIYCEFPDDVAEAAAALLHELQEEAIADRGIFRIALSGGSTPALLFKQLASADWKEEMDYPNWEVFWVDERAVPPTHKDSNYKLAHDLFLSKVEIGNVFRMPAEHPDLKEAADAYARTLKSRFTQESVAFDAVLLGMGADGHTASLFPGTPVLESGALVEAVEIPGNAIPKRLTLTLRVINSARAAIFLVTGVEKAARLRDVLIDNNYKYPATRIEPREGRLIWIIDEDAATELNE, encoded by the coding sequence ATGAACCCCGAAATCATCTATTGCGAATTCCCCGACGACGTTGCAGAAGCTGCGGCAGCACTTTTGCATGAACTTCAAGAGGAAGCTATCGCCGACCGCGGAATTTTTCGTATCGCACTCTCCGGAGGTTCGACTCCCGCCTTGCTGTTCAAACAGCTTGCCTCAGCCGACTGGAAAGAGGAAATGGATTATCCCAACTGGGAAGTCTTCTGGGTGGATGAACGCGCCGTGCCTCCGACACACAAGGACTCAAACTACAAGCTTGCGCATGACCTGTTTTTGAGCAAAGTTGAAATCGGCAACGTATTCCGCATGCCTGCCGAACATCCGGACTTGAAGGAAGCCGCTGATGCCTACGCCCGCACACTCAAGAGTCGTTTCACGCAGGAGAGTGTCGCGTTTGACGCCGTGCTGCTCGGCATGGGCGCGGACGGCCACACCGCGTCACTTTTCCCGGGCACACCTGTGCTTGAATCCGGCGCACTGGTCGAAGCCGTCGAAATTCCCGGAAACGCGATTCCCAAGCGTTTGACCTTGACACTGCGCGTCATCAACAGTGCGCGCGCTGCAATCTTTCTGGTGACAGGAGTGGAAAAGGCTGCGCGTTTACGCGATGTCTTAATCGACAACAACTACAAATACCCCGCGACACGTATTGAACCCCGCGAAGGCCGCCTGATCTGGATTATCGACGAAGACGCTGCCACCGAGTTGAATGAATAG
- a CDS encoding tetratricopeptide repeat protein: MAKRKSPKIEPMPDIRPVERPLGSPTVVKYIWTFGIATLALSVLAMFAPSLRLWAVHQFAFLHLAAALPLLVLAGVLLSPYGPIVVEHSVLKKVRLQPYQLAGLLFAVFMLLSVHGNLLGDGQLATTRLAHIGDMIESKEKIPPGRFFSQKEPGTMLLHEGAFRIGMTLFGPKIQVEKGRAGQQARVERQLKYREIAQWCFRILSSIAGVLLILLLLRFVRSKPEHEPTIFWLVMLTCGGWLAYFGYVENYAWVSLAMMAFLIAGLKATEPPRKLPVAPVFLFLVAVALHYMAVVLLPALVYLLWTMHFEPHDREQQNFAAPWKRAKYVAAGFATLGLVGYIAVEGWEGWISVIPLLPMWADDGYAFFSVRHLVDIVNLAWWACGAALIGLLFTAKRGGDLRAQNQENFLLLAASSGAFFAMVFSPNLGMARDWDIVTSALWPTVFFAAWRLSQFNFDSLLPKLRASLAAVIVLILIPAVLVQTVETTAIARFENLLHLDKSRSTYGWENMALYYQKTGEIEKRVAAWEKAVEAEENPRYVYNLSEAYKLAGRIDDADSAAVRAAHLDKKFASNLFYVATAQAKRDNLPRAREIVFTALAIDSTLEYGATMKTWITRACLVDSVAKTGDTLRARSLLQFYAREDPKNSFWNEYGQKLGK; the protein is encoded by the coding sequence ATGGCCAAGCGCAAGTCGCCTAAGATAGAGCCGATGCCGGACATTCGACCTGTCGAGCGGCCGCTCGGCTCGCCGACGGTCGTGAAATACATTTGGACTTTCGGTATTGCAACGCTTGCCCTGTCCGTGCTGGCGATGTTTGCGCCATCACTGCGGCTCTGGGCAGTCCATCAATTCGCATTCCTGCATTTGGCCGCAGCGCTGCCGCTGCTCGTGTTGGCCGGAGTGCTTCTCTCGCCCTACGGACCAATCGTCGTCGAACACTCTGTCCTGAAGAAGGTCAGACTTCAGCCGTACCAACTGGCAGGACTCCTCTTTGCAGTGTTCATGCTTCTCAGCGTTCACGGCAATCTATTGGGTGACGGCCAGCTTGCCACAACGCGACTCGCGCATATCGGCGATATGATTGAATCGAAGGAGAAGATTCCGCCGGGCAGATTCTTTTCGCAAAAGGAGCCCGGCACCATGCTGCTGCATGAAGGCGCGTTTCGCATAGGCATGACTCTTTTTGGCCCGAAGATACAAGTTGAGAAAGGACGTGCCGGACAACAGGCACGGGTTGAGCGTCAACTTAAGTATCGTGAGATTGCGCAATGGTGTTTCAGGATTCTGTCAAGCATTGCGGGTGTGCTCCTGATTCTGCTCTTGCTGCGGTTTGTGCGTTCAAAACCTGAACATGAGCCTACCATATTCTGGCTGGTGATGCTGACTTGCGGAGGCTGGCTCGCATATTTCGGCTATGTCGAAAACTATGCGTGGGTGTCGTTGGCGATGATGGCGTTCTTGATTGCCGGCCTGAAGGCTACTGAGCCGCCGAGAAAACTCCCCGTGGCTCCAGTTTTTCTTTTCCTTGTCGCAGTTGCGTTGCACTACATGGCGGTCGTGCTGCTTCCCGCGTTGGTCTATCTCTTATGGACGATGCATTTTGAACCGCATGACCGCGAACAGCAAAACTTTGCTGCTCCGTGGAAGCGCGCGAAGTATGTCGCTGCCGGATTCGCAACGCTTGGCCTGGTCGGTTACATCGCGGTGGAAGGATGGGAGGGATGGATAAGCGTGATACCGTTGCTTCCCATGTGGGCGGATGACGGCTACGCCTTCTTTTCTGTGCGGCATCTTGTAGATATCGTCAATCTTGCGTGGTGGGCGTGCGGAGCAGCGCTGATCGGTTTGCTCTTTACTGCGAAAAGAGGCGGCGATCTTCGCGCACAGAATCAAGAAAATTTTCTGCTGCTTGCGGCCAGCTCGGGCGCGTTTTTCGCCATGGTTTTCAGTCCTAATCTCGGCATGGCACGCGATTGGGATATCGTCACGTCCGCATTGTGGCCAACCGTGTTTTTTGCGGCATGGCGTTTGTCGCAATTCAATTTCGACAGTCTGCTCCCGAAACTGCGTGCGTCATTGGCTGCGGTAATTGTACTCATTCTGATTCCGGCTGTCCTCGTTCAAACCGTGGAAACGACAGCTATCGCCCGCTTCGAGAATCTTCTGCATCTCGATAAATCCCGTTCCACTTATGGCTGGGAGAACATGGCTTTGTATTACCAGAAGACGGGCGAAATCGAGAAGCGAGTCGCGGCGTGGGAGAAAGCAGTGGAGGCGGAAGAGAATCCGCGCTACGTTTACAATCTATCCGAGGCCTACAAGCTGGCGGGACGAATTGATGACGCGGACAGCGCGGCGGTACGAGCGGCTCATCTGGACAAGAAATTCGCGAGCAACCTGTTTTACGTCGCCACTGCGCAGGCCAAGCGCGACAACCTGCCGCGCGCGCGTGAGATTGTCTTCACCGCGCTGGCAATTGACTCAACGTTAGAATATGGAGCGACCATGAAGACGTGGATAACCAGAGCGTGTTTGGTGGACTCTGTGGCCAAAACCGGTGATACGCTGCGCGCGCGAAGTCTACTGCAATTCTACGCGCGCGAGGACCCCAAGAACAGTTTCTGGAACGAATACGGCCAGAAGCTTGGAAAGTAA